The bacterium genome includes a window with the following:
- a CDS encoding cytochrome C oxidase subunit IV family protein: protein MAAGHTAHDDHSVNYMAIFWWLLALTILEIMAGYPAAGPAYPQLLKGFLLVGMALVKAGLVAMYFMHLRFERMALAFIAFIPLVLCVFVVLMLLPDF from the coding sequence ATGGCCGCAGGTCACACGGCACACGATGATCACAGCGTGAACTACATGGCCATCTTCTGGTGGCTTCTGGCGCTGACCATTCTGGAAATCATGGCGGGCTATCCCGCCGCGGGGCCTGCCTACCCGCAACTCCTGAAGGGATTCCTCCTCGTCGGCATGGCGCTTGTCAAAGCGGGCCTGGTCGCGATGTACTTCATGCACCTGCGCTTCGAGCGGATGGCGCTCGCGTTCATCGCGTTCATCCCGCTGGTGCTTTGCGTCTTCGTCGTGTTGATGCTTCTTCCGGATTTTTAA
- a CDS encoding SCO family protein, translating into MNSQMTPRKLAALAALAAALLGAVLLWRAGGLAPPPPVYGELPEFRLTDTAGRPFTRQSLMGRVWVADLIYTRCEDTCPAQSAEMALLFAEMKEHAAFGLLSITVDPRHDTPPVLARYAAKFPVPADRWTLLTGPEKEIAQIARKGFRLAYVSKISRLGGPAGRLMEAAGGLLSPRAAHAHHPEHKPKGPLSDLISHSSRFVLIDRSARIRGYYLIDNADALKQLRRDLLLVIKEKT; encoded by the coding sequence TTGAACAGCCAGATGACACCGCGGAAGCTGGCCGCCCTTGCCGCACTAGCCGCCGCCCTGCTGGGGGCGGTCCTCCTCTGGCGGGCAGGTGGGCTCGCGCCGCCTCCCCCCGTCTACGGGGAGCTTCCCGAGTTCCGGCTCACCGACACCGCGGGGAGGCCTTTCACCCGGCAAAGCTTGATGGGCAGGGTCTGGGTCGCAGACCTCATCTACACGCGCTGCGAGGATACCTGCCCGGCGCAATCGGCGGAGATGGCCCTCCTTTTCGCCGAGATGAAGGAACACGCCGCCTTCGGCCTTCTTTCCATCACGGTGGACCCGCGACACGACACCCCCCCCGTGCTGGCCCGCTACGCCGCGAAGTTCCCCGTCCCGGCGGATCGCTGGACCCTGCTCACCGGACCGGAGAAGGAGATCGCCCAGATCGCCCGGAAAGGGTTCCGCCTCGCCTATGTGTCGAAAATCTCCCGCCTCGGCGGCCCGGCAGGGCGGCTCATGGAAGCGGCGGGCGGGCTCCTCTCCCCGCGCGCGGCCCATGCCCACCATCCCGAGCACAAACCCAAGGGACCGCTTTCGGATCTGATCTCGCACAGCTCCCGCTTCGTCCTGATCGACCGGAGCGCCCGGATACGGGGCTACTATCTGATCGACAACGCCGACGCCCTGAAACAGCTCCGCCGGGACCTGCTTCTCGTCATAAAGGAAAAAACTTGA
- a CDS encoding DUF420 domain-containing protein, with protein sequence MNLESLPALNAGLNTLSFFLLIAGYIKIRGGHKSQHQKLMESAFFVSVAFLISYLIYHFNVGSVPFQGQGWIRPVYFFILITHIIFAALVPFLALITLYRAWKEQFERHKRIARWTLPIWLYTSITGVLVYLLLYRLYPGS encoded by the coding sequence TTGAACCTCGAATCGCTCCCCGCACTCAACGCCGGACTGAATACCCTCAGCTTCTTTCTGCTGATCGCGGGCTACATCAAGATCCGGGGCGGGCACAAAAGCCAGCACCAAAAACTCATGGAAAGCGCTTTTTTCGTTTCCGTCGCCTTTCTGATTTCCTATCTGATTTACCATTTCAACGTCGGCTCGGTTCCCTTCCAGGGACAGGGCTGGATCCGGCCCGTGTATTTCTTCATCCTCATCACGCACATCATCTTTGCGGCGCTGGTCCCTTTCCTCGCGCTGATCACCCTCTACCGCGCCTGGAAGGAGCAGTTCGAGCGCCACAAGCGGATCGCCCGCTGGACGCTGCCGATCTGGCTCTACACCTCCATCACCGGCGTGCTCGTCTATCTGCTCCTCTACCGGCTCTACCCGGGATCATGA
- a CDS encoding DUF983 domain-containing protein, which yields MSRFFALLRNAARLRCPACREGRIFEGLIRKRTCCEACGSPFEREPGYYVGAIYLNYGATVGISIAGFFALDAWLAASLRTQLLLWGAFCIVFPFFFYRFSCSLWLNADHFISGRPDA from the coding sequence ATGAGCCGCTTTTTCGCCCTTCTCCGGAACGCGGCGCGCCTGCGGTGCCCCGCCTGCCGGGAGGGCCGGATATTCGAGGGGCTCATCCGCAAGCGGACATGCTGCGAGGCGTGCGGATCCCCCTTCGAGCGGGAGCCCGGCTACTACGTCGGCGCCATTTACCTGAACTACGGCGCCACGGTCGGTATCTCCATCGCGGGTTTTTTCGCGCTCGATGCGTGGCTGGCCGCCAGCCTGCGCACCCAGCTCCTCCTCTGGGGGGCGTTCTGTATCGTTTTCCCCTTTTTTTTCTACCGGTTTTCCTGCAGTCTCTGGCTGAACGCGGATCATTTCATCTCCGGGAGGCCTGACGCATGA